The Pseudoalteromonas rubra DNA segment AATGCAGCGGCGGCTAAAAGTGAGCGCATGAACGCCTCCTTACTTTGATTCAACAAAATGTGTGGTTTATAAAACCACATGCTTTGCGCCAATTAAAGCACAAGTTTGTTAATCAATGCTGAATGTTATACGCTTTGTGTAAAGAGCGAAGAATGAAAGGTTCTTCCTGCTCAAAGAATAAGCCGGTATGCGCTGAAATAATGGCTCGCTGTAAATCGGGTCTTTCCAGCGCGGATTGTAAAAAGTCAACGGCGCGCTTACCCTCATTCGATTTCGCACAAGCAATATAACCAAAAATGGTCAGACCGGCTTCTTCAATAGCATGAAAACTATAGCCGTTAAGAGCCTGCGCTGATGGGTGTTCACTAATAAACACAGAACTATATTCAATAATGCCATCCAGCTTGCCCTGACTTAACATAGTTCTCAGCCGAAAAGCACTTTGATTTCCTTGCGATAACCAAAAGGCCCGTCGGTTTTCTAAAATAAAATTGTCGATATCCAGACCATAAGAGCGTCCCTCTGAGACACCTATATTAAGCCCCATTCTGACTATGGTGCCCAGTGACACTGTATCTGGAATATTCGGTTGATCTTTTAGTATCAATCGGTTGGCAGGAAAAGACATCAGCGGATAAGGCGTAAACAATGCCATGGCTTCCCTTTCTGGCGTTTTCACTTTGTTATACAAACAGGCTTTAGGATTACGCACCAACTCACGCCACTCTCTTTTTCGGCTGGCCGGCATGAAAGTCAGAATTAATTTACCCTCGAGTGTTTCTTCGAGTTTAAGCAAAAGCTGTGTAGCCAGATCGGCTGGGGCTTTATTTGAATCAGGGGAATAATCCGACACAATGTCTATGTGAATAGGATCACTACGTAACCCGAGAGAAAAAAACAACAGTGCTATCATGAAGGCATAGCGCATTTAGTTCACCTACATCGAACATCAATGCAAAGCCGGTTTTGCTGGGATCCTACTACAGAGCAAAATGGGGTCGGATTGCACAGACTCTCTATCAGTGCTCCATGCACAGCCCAACGCTATGTTTATAGCGTTTAATACTGATATTAAGTGTGGCGCAAAATTTGTAAATGCGCCACACCCTTTATATTACTGGTTTAAACACTACA contains these protein-coding regions:
- a CDS encoding ABC transporter substrate-binding protein; protein product: MRYAFMIALLFFSLGLRSDPIHIDIVSDYSPDSNKAPADLATQLLLKLEETLEGKLILTFMPASRKREWRELVRNPKACLYNKVKTPEREAMALFTPYPLMSFPANRLILKDQPNIPDTVSLGTIVRMGLNIGVSEGRSYGLDIDNFILENRRAFWLSQGNQSAFRLRTMLSQGKLDGIIEYSSVFISEHPSAQALNGYSFHAIEEAGLTIFGYIACAKSNEGKRAVDFLQSALERPDLQRAIISAHTGLFFEQEEPFILRSLHKAYNIQH